The Coffea arabica cultivar ET-39 chromosome 2c, Coffea Arabica ET-39 HiFi, whole genome shotgun sequence genome includes the window ACTTGACAAGGAAGTGGATTCAAAATCAGCAATCTGAGGCTCTATTGGGAGCTATGGTCTCAAATAACAATGTACCTGCTGCTACTCTTCTTCAACGACTTAATTCTACAACAAGTGGGAGTTTGACCATCAATCATTCAAATGACGATGATGTTGAGGATTTGGAAATGTTGCTTGAGGCTTATTTCATGCAGTTGGATGGCACTCGTAACAAGATACTATCTGTGAGTGCTCTTTACCGACTGTAGTTTTCTTCGATTagaccaaaaaaattaaaattgataAGCATTGGTTTTGGTGGCACCCTTCCTCTTTTCTTGAGTTCCTGAAAAATCTATTGTGTAGTATTGAGAAATTCTTAGATGGTGGTCCTAGAAAACTCTTTTATTTCATTAACTTTGCTTGGAAGTTTGACATATGTGCAGAGTCTCTATTTTGTGATCCTGAAAGCTTCTATGGAGATTGAAGAGAAATGAAGCTTCTAAATTGTctcttttagaaaattttcctgacTAGTCCCCAACATTCTGGCTTAATaaattgaagttgttttccTAAATAAACAGAGAAACAGATAAAACTTGTCTAGATCGtactgaaaacttgtttcgttTTTGTAGTCTTCTTGCCTATTTTGCTTTTCAAGTGAGGTGATTCAGCTACCCAGTTCCTCCTCCTACGTCCTCTTGTTGatgtttttttctttcccccCTATTTTTTGCAGGTTCGGGAATACATTGATGACACAGAGGATTATGTCAACATCCAACTTGACAACCAGCGAAACGAACTTATTCAATTGCAACTGACATTGACCATTGCCTCATTTGCGGTTGCTGTGGAGACTCTGATTGCTGGTGTGTTTGGGATGAATATCCCTTGTACACTCTACCAGACCAATGGGGTCTTCTGGCCGCTTGTCGGTGGTTGTACAGCGGGTTGTATGTTACTCTTCCTTCTCATTTTAGGATATGCAAGATGGAAGAAGCTTCTTGGGTCTTGAACTCATCTTTTATCTGTTAGGAccagaaatgaaaaagaaaaaaaaaatggcaataCCGttggtttttcccttttttggggTGAAATTACTGTCTAAATTCATTCATCGCCTTCGCCCCgttttttaagttttgcaaGACATGGTCTCATATTTAGGGAAGACTCTCATCAAACAAGCACTGTACAATGTTGGGAACAACATGGAAGTGCAATCATACTATTTAACCCTGTTTTCCCTTCGTAATTCCTCCTCTTTCTTGTTGCTTACATGCAATCATCGGGTACTTGTGATGAACTGTGAGATGGCGATGGCCCCTTAAATTGGTGGTGCGGCGTTGTCTTCCCACGCCACAAGGGGGACCAACTGCTAGTTGCGTTGCATGGCATGGTTTCTCAATTGCTTTTAGGAATTACCTGGGCACAAGTTCCTTCTGGTTTGAGCTGTTATGATGGTTACTCGGCTCATAGAAAAGCTTCAATAAAGGAGCTTCTGGTTTGTGGCGGTAACAGCAAACACTATGGTCAATACCTGCAGTAAGTGGCATTATTGCTAATTTATTTGCCATGTTCGACGTCTCAGCATGTCTTCCCGATCCACGGGGTAGTTTGTGCGTTGACTCACGGAAAACTACTAGTACTACATTACAGCAAAGTTGAAAAGTAGGTTGAATCATGATATTACACTATTGTCTTAAACGTGACATAAAGCTCTTAGCCTCCCGGGGCTAGATCACGCGGTCTGTGGCTGCTTCTGGCACTCGCAGGTCGTGGGGTCGAACCTCGCTTAACGTCTGGGTGCGGTTGGGGTGGCGCTGTACTCCAGGCGCAGGAGATTAGTCGGGTCGCCTTCGGGTCTTGACCTGAACACCCTTgtgttgataaaaaaaaaaaaaaatgacataaagCTCTTAGATGGCTAATGCTCTTCTAGTTTTTTTGATCTCTAGATTACCAAACAAATAAAAGCATTTTATGTTTGAACCTTGTCCGAAACAACTCTTAGATTCTTTGCGGTTGAGGATGTTGGCCTTtaaccccttttctttttttcttttttttttttttttttggaaaaaaaggaTGTTGGCCTTTAACTTGAATTCCGAAACCTTTTATCCCAAGGGAGTGGGTAGGGACACAGCTCCAATCTCCATGgtgcaagggaaaaaaaatcacgCAACACAAGTTGACTCAATTGGTAAAGAGTTGTGTTGACGAGCGATTTGTAAATACCTCAGAGATCTAatttaatttcagaaatctgttttgatcGTGACGGTGATAGGAGCCGAACCcacacaaaatttttttctaagaaaaaaaaggcaaaagaaatgagatgaatttacAGCAATGTTTACGGTTAAGTGTCGGGAATTGTGCTGCCGGAGTTGACCAGACTGGCACCGAAAGTGGAATTTTGGAAGCATTATGGTAAGGTTTGGGAGGAGAATAAAGTAGGAGTGGTCCTGCGATTTGAGTATTGACAGCCCATTTCCACTCATTCGCTCAGATGTGAATGCGTAAATGCTTCTATATTAGGCTCGCACAATTAATCTACTCGCTTTTTTTGCCgccacatttttttttctttttttttctttttttttaacaaaattggAGTAGTATAACCATTCAAACCTGACAAATCAACTCCAGACTAGTTGAAAAGTGATTGCAGTTTGTTGAGCATTTCTCCAATTAAAGGGGCAGAAAGTTCTCCAATCAAAGTGTGACTAGTTTTATAGAATTAATGGCTGTGACCAATTCACGAGCTTACTTGGTAAGATTACATAACCCCCCAGcacacctctctctctctctcttggcgCTTGATTAGCCTTTATCCTAATCGCAAACTACAtcattatcccaaaaaaaaaaaaaaaaagaaatcgcAAACTGCATTGTTCGACGTTACATTACCACCAATAGGATGAAGACTCGGGCTTAAATAAAGGTGATAGTATTATATGGTACCACCACTTTCATTATCGTTACGCTTTTTCCTTTCTCCAATTCGTTGATTAGCATcattcttaaaaataaaagtcgTGTTAACCTTTGGGTACAGTAATGAATCGATGGCAtctcaaatgaaaattaaagTGGCAAAACAGTTCAATAATGTTACCCAATGAAGATTTATCACACCACAAATACATATACACAGCTAgctagtccttttttttttttttttttttttttgtcagcaacgatacatCTATATAatctactctatcctaatctagggggagggGGATCCTAAGGAGGCTGTTGTAGGGACTAGTAAgtatacagacccaactagACCAAGAAAGTACTATGACACAACCCTTAGATTAGTCGGGTACATAAAATACGCGTATACATGCACGCAGTTATAAGGACTGGCTTCTCTCCCTTGCATTAGACAAAACTTAACTCCATTATTCCCTaataaatttgttttaaaaaaaaatcaacaccactcataatatatttcatcacttgtattaattatacataaaatttcatatgaaattaactaagttttaaaaaatttcttattactCATCACAAATCTTATTAcaattttgattcttttttttcttttttctgatgTTAAGCTATTTCATATAAATTAAAGAATAAACTTTTTACGTAGTTGCTGTATGTCAACTTTTGTTATGCATGCATATAATTTAAATTCATATTACGTGGCATGATTTAAATCTATTAATATAAACAAAAAATGCACGCTCATGGTGTATACAAAACTTACTCATCTCATTCTATTCTATTAgtgatgatatatatatatatatatatatatatataagattataaTAATTTAGATATAAATAAATGACTACAGATAATAAGGGTGAGAACATAAAATATCagaatcataaaaaatgaaattttttttaaaaaaatccggTTAATAGTTAATAGTGCTACTCAATCTGAGCCCCTACTCCAACCCAGCAGAGCCGTCAGCGACaaactagagagagagagagagagagacggaGACAGACAGAgaggcagagagagagagagagagagagaggagtgGGGGCAACTTCGAGGAAGAGAGCAAACCCTAACCGAAACACTGAAAGAGAGAATTACCAAATCACGGTGACAAAGATCTTATTGATAGGCGCAATAAGGTTAGCATTTCATTTATACGTACAAAATGTTTGTGatacataaaatttattttatttgattttgaatcatCTGATTTCCCGTAATTTGTTGCTTTGGTTGGTGAGCAAATGTGGGTGGAAAAGCAATGAATCTTCTTCAGCTTTATTGTTTATTGTGTTTTTATAATTAATGTTGGATTGGGAGCTGACTGAAAAACATGCTTAAAAAGTGTTGCAGTATGAAGcttgagatttgagaaatttgttGATGTCTGATTTGTTTAGGTAATTTATACAAGCAGAAGTTGGGGGTTAATACTTGTGGTTCGTTTGGCAAAATAGGAAGCAAATCCTTTTTACTTTTGGGATGCGATGCAGTAGcataaatatgaatttaaaaaaaaaaataatctgtACTTACAAGCATACATGTCCCATTTTGTCCAAATATACGAGATTCAGAGACTCTTTAGATTTAGGTGTCTTTTTTTCCGCTCAGTAagtagaaaattttgaatgGGAAGTGTTTTCCAATACAATTTGAGGATAATAGGATAGATTAAGGCAGTAATGATGAGAGCCTATCTGGATGAATTCCTTTTATTAATCGACTGCTCTGCTGAAATAGTGTGTAGAGTGGAAACAGTTaactaaagctggaaaatttttaaGTGCTATTTTTCTTGAAAGATGGGTTACGGAACCAGTACATATATGGTTCTGCAATTATGCGCATTTTTGCTCTCAACACCTTTTCACTGCTATAATTAGCTTGTTGGTGATTGAGGCTCCAATGTGGATTGAAATTTTGGTTTGTAATGTGTTTCCTTCTCAAATATatgttttctttcatttcagTCAACCCTATTGTGCTTCTTGCTATTCCGTTATATGTCTTAACTGGTTTAACCAAGGTCCAACATAAGTTTTAGCCATCACATTTCTGTTAGATCTTCTTCTGCAGGTGTAGCAAAATAAAGCTTCATCCAAGTTTGGGTCCTATCAAAGTTAAGTTTATAGAGGGGCAGTTGATGCACTTGGCACTGGATTTTCTAGCTCCATCTTTGAAGAGTTGCTATaattggaattttcttttgttccttATTCTATTTGGGTTTGAAGGTAGAGGTGCTTTAGGAAGTGCATTATATCACATCTGCTGTTGCTAAGTGCGCTAGTTTGCAAATGTAAAGGAGATGGTGGGCTGCTGGCATTTGACTTCTCAGGGACTAATTTAGTGATTTGCCTTTATAGCTTTATTTATGATTGTTTTAGTACTAAAGAAATAGTAAAGCAGATCACAATCGCAGCTCCTTGTTAGAtggatctctctctctctctctctctctctggtgtTGTAAGTAGTTTTAAGTTGGATAGGTGGGAAGACATTTGTATCCATTACTGGGATAAACAACAATGttgtttcaaatgccacaatgCCTCCACATCTTTTTGTCTCCATTACTGGGATGAACGAGAATGTTGTTTCGAATGCCAAAATGCCTCCACATCTTTTTGTCTCCATTACTGGGGTAAACGAGAATGTTGTTTCGAATGCCAAAATGCCTCCACATCTTTTCTGTCACAACTCTTTATTGTTGCATCAAATTGATCTTGAGTTCTTGATCTAACAAAAGGCATTTCTCTTTTACATCGTGGTTTATGCTTTGATTATGTCTTTTGAAGCTAAGTTACACATAATTCCTCATGTCTGGTATCTAGTAAGTTATCTTTTAATGTCTGGTGAATGTATGTCTAGGAACAACACTTTGTGCTTGAGATGTGGTTCTCTGAATCCTTGTCTTTTCTCATAATGGAATGGTTAACTGTATTCCTACGAGCAACTACTTGGTTTCCTAATTACCGTGCTGATTTACTTGAGTCGAGATACTTAATCTCATATTTTCTTATGCCAGGAATTTATCCTCCCTTTTCATACCTTTTATTGAAATGTCACTAATGTATTTCATTATGCAAATTTTGACTCATTTTCCTTTGACAGGGACTAGTTGTGCTTGGGCTATGGCAAATTCCAAGGGCCCTGCTAGCATGAGAAATATGATGTACAATGGCAGGAACTCATTGCTGCCTCCTAAAAGTCCTTTTCCTAGCATAACCCAACCTTTTGTTGATTACATCCCTAGTTCAGTTACTGGGCAGAAAGGTAATATGAGGGCCCGAGAAGGGAACTCACACCATCAACGTACTTCCTCTGAAAGCCATCTAATAGAGGAGCAGCCTTCATGGTTGGATGATCTCCTTAATGAACCAGAAACCCCAGTACGTAGAGGAGGGCATCGGCGCTCATCAAGTGACTCCTTTGCATATATTGATGCTGCCAACATTGGGAGCATAGATTATGCTGCTCAAGATGAGAGCAGATATAACATGTTGCCTCTGCCTTCATGGGGATCTCAAGAATTTGATCATTACAGAGATGCTCAGCATGCTGCTTTTGTTGCAGAGCCAAATTCTTTGAGAAAGCATAAAAATCGAGCATGGGATGCTTCTTTAAGCTCAGTCACGCATCTGCGTGGCTTTCCTTCTCCCAGCACCATTCTCCTGAGCTCAGGACAGTCATGTGCTCATCAAGAAGCAGATGTAGTTCCTAGTTCAGCTACTGAGAAACATGATATAGGTGACTCTGGCCCTCAGGATTCAAAAGGGTCTTCTGATAAAAAAGATGCATCTCATGGAAAGCCTGCTACATCTGAAACAGATACAAAACGTGCAAAGCAGTATGTTTACTCATCTTCAGAACCTTCAAGTTGTCTAATCCACATTAAGATTGTTTAGTGGTCAATATTTTAGCCAGTGATGATTAAAATGGCCCAAATGCTGCTTTGTGTCTTTTCAGCTATAATCTTGCATTGGTTTTTTGCATTTAGTTGGATAAAACTTGCATGGAGAACTTATTAGTTTAGTGTCAGTCAACACTCGTTGCATTCATGCCCTATTCTTCTTAGACATGATATAGTCACACATAAATTTTTGTCATTGTGTTAGGTTAGCTTTGATACTCTGCATTTACTTGGATGTACGAAAAGAACTCATTCCTTATCTGGTTGACTCTCATGCTCATGGCATCTATGGaatattcttcttttgcttgCTATGGTCCTACAGTACTATTTGGATAATTGAGGTTTATACTGGATTAAATGAACCTTATATTAAGCTTTTACAAGATATAtcattttggcattttattttgtctttttcCATCATTATTGGCTCAAATAGCTGTAGTAATTTGTTGAACATAGTTTCTTGGTAAAAGCCTGCATGCCTGGTAAGGAATTTCTAATATGTATGAAAGAATGGTTACGATGAGGTAGATATATGGTTGCCTGTGTTCTAGGAGCTTGTCTGAAGGTTTAAAAGATGTAATAATAATGGTTTGATGTGATGCCATATATTTGGTAACTATTTCGTAAAATGCTTACTTCTATAAATTGCAGGCAATTTGCTCAGCGTTCGCGAGTTAGGAAACTTCAGTACATAGCTGAGCTGGAAAGGAACGTGCAAGCACTACAGGCATGTACTGCTAAGTCGTAGGACACTTGCAGAAGGTTGTGCCTTTATTTAATTAGTAGGATGCTACAATTATTGACTTGTATGTTGTTTATATTGAACACAGGCAGAAGGTTCTGAAGTTTCTGCTGAGCTTGAGTTCCTCAACCAGCAACATCTTATTCTCAACATGGAGAATAAAGCTCTAAAGCAGCGCCTAGAAAGTTTAGCTCAAGAGCAACTCATTAAATATGGTGAGTTGTTATCTCTTTTTATTACGGTATCAAAAACAAGTTTTCGCACCTGCAACTGATGTTGCGTATAGTTATTAAACAGTTTTTCTACCTGAAAACAGGTTTGGATCTTAATCGTTATAGAACACTGGTACTATTCATTATGGATTTGTTTGGCTTTTAGCAAAAAGTAAGATGCTGAAAAGGGATTATTGAAGTGTAGAAGCTTAACAAGATGTTGTCTTTAGCCTTCATCTGTTGTCAAAGAGAAGtgcttatgtttttttttttaaccttgtTTTATATCAAGGAATTCTAATGATTGTTAGCAAACTCGAGTTTGAAAGCTTATAATCTTCTTTTGACTTAAAAGCAGGCTGTCACTGGCTGATTGCAGTGTTCCTTTTTATGCTCCACCTGGTTTCTCTAGCTTGTAGTAGCTCTTGCTGTATGGCTTGGTTTATGGTCCGTATTTGGAGATGTCTCACCTAGTGcattttagtttctttttaCTCTTTCATTGAGTACTCCATGTGGAATGACCTGGATTCACTTTCCAATACAAGGAAGCACTTCGCTTCTAGCTTGTTCTAAGGGAAATACATGGCAAAGGGATGAAGTTGACTTACCTATTTAGATCTGTGAGAAGTGAGTGCTTTGTTCACTCAAGCCGCCTAGTATTGGATTAGGCTACAAAAATTGTTATAATTGAATCAAGCATGCAATAGCTAAAAATAAGAATTGTCTGCAACTACCAATGAACCATTTTGGTGTTTGATCCTTGCTTCATTTGGACTATTTCTCTGTCTAGGTATCtctaaagtattaaattagCACTGGTATGCACATAATGGTATTGAATCCTTGGTTCTGTGATTGATTGAAGAGCTCAGACAGTTTCTATGCAGAAAGTTCAGCTATTTCTTCTTTCAGGAACTAATTTGATCAATGCTATGTGCAGTGGAACACGAAGTACTAGATAGAGAAGTAGGAAGATTACGAAACTTGtatcagcagcagcagcagcaacctcagcagcagcagcaacctTCTAGTCATCGACGCAATAACAGTAAAGATCTTGATCTTCAGCTGGCTAACCTTTCTCTGAAACAAAAGGATGCTAATTCTGGACGTGATCACGCTCCTGGCCAACTTAACCTTTGATCATTGTACATTAATCGCTGCATAATAGCTAGGGCGTTTGCATTGCCTCCTGACGGTTCTTCAACTAATTTTGTCTACCAGAGACATAACTGTGGCTTCCATGTGGAAGGATCAAGCCGAGGTCTCCTAAtctcttttgctttttatcACTCCAGGTTTTGCCTGTTGCCTTAGTTCGTGGTTTTATGTCATATTTTG containing:
- the LOC140003672 gene encoding uncharacterized protein At4g06598-like, with translation MDLSLSLSLSGVVSSFKLDRWEDICIHYWDKQQCCFKCHNASTSFCLHYWDERECCFECQNASTSFCLHYWGTSCAWAMANSKGPASMRNMMYNGRNSLLPPKSPFPSITQPFVDYIPSSVTGQKGNMRAREGNSHHQRTSSESHLIEEQPSWLDDLLNEPETPVRRGGHRRSSSDSFAYIDAANIGSIDYAAQDESRYNMLPLPSWGSQEFDHYRDAQHAAFVAEPNSLRKHKNRAWDASLSSVTHLRGFPSPSTILLSSGQSCAHQEADVVPSSATEKHDIGDSGPQDSKGSSDKKDASHGKPATSETDTKRAKQQFAQRSRVRKLQYIAELERNVQALQAEGSEVSAELEFLNQQHLILNMENKALKQRLESLAQEQLIKYVEHEVLDREVGRLRNLYQQQQQQPQQQQQPSSHRRNNSKDLDLQLANLSLKQKDANSGRDHAPGQLNL